A genomic region of Papaver somniferum cultivar HN1 chromosome 7, ASM357369v1, whole genome shotgun sequence contains the following coding sequences:
- the LOC113297508 gene encoding translocase of chloroplast 34, chloroplastic-like, protein MTSQLVREWIGIQQFPAATQTKLFELLGKLKQEEVSTLTILVMGKGGVGKSSTVNSLVGERIVAVSAFQSEASRPVMVSRSRAGFTLNIIDTPGLIEGGYVKDQALEIIKRFLLNKTIDVLLYVDRLDAYRVDNLDRQIIKAISDSFGKAIWRRGVLVLTHAQLSPPDGLNYEKFVERRSNALLKVVRMGAQIKNQELQDFQTPVVLVENSGRCNTNDGGEKILPNGIAWIPHLVQTITDIVSNGSKSILVDKKLIEGPNPNERFKFFIPLLLAFQYFGVVKHIQRAIKNDAKSENKPLWELRDLGLANRRY, encoded by the exons ATGACATCCCAGCTAGTTCGCGAATGGATTGGTATTCAGCAGTTCCCTGCTGCAACTCAAACTAAACTGTTTGAGTTACTTGGGAAACTAAAGCAAGAG gaAGTGAGCACGTTGACAATTCTTGTAATGGGGAAAGGTGgagttggaaaatcttcaactgtgAATTCCCTTGTTGGAGAACGAATCGTAGCTGTCAGTGCATTCCAG TCTGAAGCATCACGACCTGTTATGGTATCACGATCAAGGGCAGGGTTCACATTGAACATCATTGACACCCCTGGACTTATAGAAGGAGGATATGTCAAAGATCAAGCTCTTGAGATTATAAAACG GTTTCTTCTGAACAAGACGATTGATGTTTTGCTCTATGTAGACCGCTTGGATGCCTATAGAGTGGATAATTTGGATAGACAAATTATTAAGGCTATTAGTGATAGCTTTGGTAAAGCAATATGGCGTCGAGGTGTGCTTGTCCTCACACATGCTCAGCTCTCTCCGCCTGATGGATTGAATTACGAAAAATTCGTTGAAAGAAGATCAAATGCGCTTCTGAAGGTTGTCCGCATGGGAGCTCAGATAAAAAATCAAGAACTCCAG GACTTCCAAACTCCGGTTGTGTTGGTTGAGAACAGCGGGAGGTGCAATACAAACGACGGCGGTGAAAAG ATTCTTCCAAATGGCATTGCGTGGATTCCTCATTTGGTACAGACAATCACAGATATTGTGTCGAATGGAAGCAAATCAATTTTAGTTGATAAGAAGTTAATTGAAGGACCTAATCCTAATGAAAGATTCAAGTTCTTTATCCCTCTCCTTTTGGCCTTTCAG TATTTTGGTGTTGTTAAACATATTCAAAGAGCTATCAAGAATGATGCCAAGAGCGAAAATAAGCCTCTGTGGGAATTAAGAGATTTAGGTTTGGCCAATCGCAGGTACTAA
- the LOC113297509 gene encoding uncharacterized protein C594.04c-like — protein sequence MGNLKNAVISFLAPFPSIIFYLTFLHQLKTETSSLSPLWLWCSNHPIALANIFFFFNVNILFWVIGTIQSSHWMIDLYWTVIPVLLVHYYGTHPYGFSNQWRSTIVILLTWIWSIRLTHSYFRREKWQWGAKEDWRFCDMRPQYGKHWWWASFFAVYVSQQVFLIGICLPMYAIHSVEKTWGMWDVLSTLVCLSGIVIAYYADTQLNKFVTKNDTLKQLGSPAIPTLETGLWRYSRHPNYFGEQLWWWGLALFGWNVGHGWTFVGALVNSLTLAYVTVLVERRMLKQEKRADAYKMYQKTTSVWIPWFKLSPMEATKDKTT from the exons ATGGGGAATTTAAAAAATGCTGTGATATCATTCTTAGCTCCATTCCCTTCCATTATTTTCTATCTGACATTCCTTCACCAATTAAAAactgaaacttcttctctttctcctctCTGGTTATGGTGTTCAAATCACCCAATTGCGTTAGCaaacatatttttcttcttcaatgttaacaTCCTCTTCTGGGTTATTGGTACTATTCAATCTAGTCACTGG ATGATAGACTTGTACTGGACAGTAATTCCTGTGTTGCTTGTTCATTACTATGGAACTCATCCATATGGTTTCTCAAATCAATGGAGATCAACTATTGTGATTTTGTTAACTTGGATTTGGAGCATTAGACTTACTCACAGTTACTTTAGAAGAGAGAAATGGCAGTGGGGTGCTAAAGAGGATTGGAGGTTCTGTGATATGAGACCACAGTATGGTAAACATTGGTGGTGGGCATCATTTTTTGCAGTCTATGTCTCTCAGCAG GTCTTTCTCATAGGAATTTGCCTTCCAATGTATGCCATTCATTCGGTTGAGAAAACTTGGGGCATGTGGGATGTACTATCTACATTAGTATGTCTTTCGGGAATCGTTATTGCATACTATGCAGATACACAGCTCAACAAATTTGTAACTAAAAACGATACGCTTAAACAACTTGGGTCACCTGCCATTCCCACCCTTGAAACGGGATTGTGGCGATACTCACGACATCCGAATTACTTTGGCGAACAATTATGGTGGTGGGGGTTAGCATTGTTCGGGTGGAACGTAGGTCATGGTTGGACTTTCGTGGGTGCTCTTGTAAATTCTTTAACCTTGGCATATGTAACGGTACTTGTAGAAAGAAGGATGCTGAAACAAGAAAAAAGAGCTGATGCTTATAAGATGTATCAGAAGACAACATCGGTCTGGATACCTTGGTTTAAGCTTTCTCCTATGGAAGCAACAAAAGATAAGACTACTTGA
- the LOC113297510 gene encoding uncharacterized protein LOC113297510, protein MGGCASKPKDLNSAPATLPGENVVSEPAIKDVEVETPAEEKKTGDEVQKEEPLVDLSEPTKEPEVETEEPKDAIKDLVSEITVPSDEKKDEELKVEAVNETAEDEQKPVVAEVTSDETVESEAVVVEEKKDDAPLVVA, encoded by the exons ATGGGAGGTTGTGCAAGCAAACCCAAGGATTTGAACTCCGCTCCAGCTACCCTTCCGGGAGAAAACGTCGTTTCTGAGCCAGCCATTAAAGATGTCGAGGTTGAAACCCCTGCCGAG GAGAAAAAGACCGGAGATGAAGTTCAAAAGGAAGAACCATTGGTAGATCTTTCAGAGCCAACCAAGGAACCAGAGGTTGAAACTGAAGAACCCAAGGATGCTATCAAGGATCTTGTTTCTGAGATTACTGTTCCATCAGatgagaagaaagatgaagaactcaaagttGAGGCTGTTAATGAAACCGCAGAGGATGAACAAAAACCAGTAGTAGCTGAGGTGACTTCAGACGAGACAGTCGAATCCGAAGCTGTCGTCGTCGAGGAGAAGAAAGATGATGCACCTCTAGTTGTTGCTTGA